The following is a genomic window from Crocinitomicaceae bacterium.
ATGCATGAACTGGTTGATCTTTCAAAAAATAAATTTGCTGACAGAAAACAGAATTAACCGGCCTTTTGAGATTTGCTTTGATAGCTTCACAACAATTCATTATATTTGGCTCAGGTCTGATAGGTATTAATTGTGAGAAATAAAATTTTAATGCCGTGTGGCTCTTGATTTTATACACAATTTTACCCGGCGAAAATTCAAATACCCGATAAGCATTCAATATGAAAAAATTAATCGCAATTATTTTTGGAATTCAGTTATCAATGGCTTGTTTTGCTGCTCCACCTGATTCTACAAGTACCATGTTTGAAAAAGGTACTGCGCAGTACTTCATCAGTGAGGGAAGGCGATTGTTTGGAGAAGAGCAGTATCAGTACGCTTTAGTTAAGTTTAGAGAGGCGCTTTCTAAAGACGCTAATAACGCAGCCGCTTTGTACTGGGTTGGTGAATGTCATCTTGCACTAGGCAATTATGAAAAAGCCATTGAAAATGCAGAAAAAGCACTTGAAATTGATACAGCTGTATATATTGAGTCAGCCTATTTATTAGGCGTTTGTTATCATCGGTTAGGCGAACTTGATAAAGCCATTGCGCATTATTCTAAGTTATTCGCCTTGATTTCTGAACCACGCTTGAAAGAGTTGCGCGTGCAGTTTAAAATTGATGAATGTAATAGAGCAAAAGAGATGATTGGCAAGCCAGTTTCTGTTGTGATTACAGCAATGGATATGAACGTTAACTCGCCATTTGATGACTACGCACCGGTACTTTCTCCTGATGGTAAATCTTTTTACTTTGTTTCTCGACGCGCTGATAACCTTGGAGGCGGTGTAAGCCCCGGTGATAAAAGATATTTTGAAGATATTTATGTCAGCGTCTGGAGTGATTCACTAAACGCATGGACTGAAGGAAGCAATTCTGATGAAATTGTTAAAAGACTGAACTCATACGGATTTGACGCCATTAACTATATAAGCCCTGATGGAAAAACACTTTATCTCACCATCAATACCATGGGATTGGATGCTCCGAAACCGAAAACCAAACACTCTGATATTTTCATGTCAAAAATTAATAATAAAGGAGGATGGAACACGCCAAGACCAATTGTTAAACCTATACAGACAGTCTATTTTGAAGCTGCTTCAACATTTACTGAAGATGGTAAAACCATGTACTTTATTAGTGAACGATTAGGTGGTGAAGGAATGGCTGATATCTGGATGAGTACAAAAGATGGAAATGCTTGGGGTAAACCGGTGAATTTGGGAAATGTAATCAATACGCCATATCAAGAAACTACTGTTTTTGTTTCTCCGGATAATAAATATCTCTTTTTCAGTTCTACCGGTCATCCAGGAATGGGGGGGTATGATATTTATGTTTCTGTTAACAACGGAGGTGTTTGGGAAACCCCTATAAATCTCGGTTATCCTATCAATACCGTAGCTGATGATTTACATTTTGTTTATTATCCTAACTTGAAAAGAGCGTATTATTCAACCATGACGAATTCTCAAAACAAAGGAATTGGAGCAAGAGATATTTTCATGATTGATCTCTCAAATTATACAATGCCCTAAATCGGTTTTGCAGATTCAAAACTTTTCATTAACTTCATGTTCGAAATAATGATTTACTTGAGCAATCAGGTAAGTGTTTGTAATTATCTTAGCGCATAGATTTATTTTGTGAAAAAAACTTGGTTAATAATAGTTTTATTCTCTGTCCTTTTCAATTCTAGGGCAGTGGCCGATACGCTGAGCACCGTTATTAGACCTCGCATTGGCTTAGGCACCGGAACAATCACTTACTTTGGTGAAATACAAAATTATCAGAAGGGTTTCACCTATTCAGTTGCACGTTTTGGAGGCATGGCTTATGTAAATGCACCAATCACACGTTATTTTAATCTTGAATTTACGGCGTCCTATGGTCGTTTTGCCGCTAATGAACGCACTCTTGTACGCAATTACAATTTTATGTCGCGCATTCGAATGGGAACTGTTCATCTGTACTATAATTTTTACCCGTTTTTTCAAGGACGCCGCTCTACCTTTCATCCTTTTATTGGAATTGGATTTTCATCTTTTGAATTTCTTTCTAAAACGGATTTGATTCAAGATTCAACCGGACTCACTTATTACTATTGGTCTGACGGTTCAGTTATGGATATGGATGAAAATGATCCTCTGGCTCCAACTATGGCAAAACCATTGGCCCGTGATTATACGTATGAAACCGATTTACGAGAACAGAATTACGACAGCCTTGGTAAATATCGTGAAC
Proteins encoded in this region:
- a CDS encoding PD40 domain-containing protein — protein: MKKLIAIIFGIQLSMACFAAPPDSTSTMFEKGTAQYFISEGRRLFGEEQYQYALVKFREALSKDANNAAALYWVGECHLALGNYEKAIENAEKALEIDTAVYIESAYLLGVCYHRLGELDKAIAHYSKLFALISEPRLKELRVQFKIDECNRAKEMIGKPVSVVITAMDMNVNSPFDDYAPVLSPDGKSFYFVSRRADNLGGGVSPGDKRYFEDIYVSVWSDSLNAWTEGSNSDEIVKRLNSYGFDAINYISPDGKTLYLTINTMGLDAPKPKTKHSDIFMSKINNKGGWNTPRPIVKPIQTVYFEAASTFTEDGKTMYFISERLGGEGMADIWMSTKDGNAWGKPVNLGNVINTPYQETTVFVSPDNKYLFFSSTGHPGMGGYDIYVSVNNGGVWETPINLGYPINTVADDLHFVYYPNLKRAYYSTMTNSQNKGIGARDIFMIDLSNYTMP